One stretch of Euphorbia lathyris chromosome 7, ddEupLath1.1, whole genome shotgun sequence DNA includes these proteins:
- the LOC136234907 gene encoding uncharacterized protein isoform X1 — MAVHAGVDPGPVVSPDLSSIPWKNWIIGMLIAVILPFWKNKFWPLTKLKADRVDSIVENVEEVAEGIENVAEGIDKVAEELADHLPEGGRLQKAAMFVEDAAEQAAKNAHLLDQFIDKVQELEKEVESLNKEIKDQPN, encoded by the exons ATGGCTGTGCATGCTGGGGTTGATCCCGGACCCGTTGTTTCTCCCGATCTTTCATCTATTCCTTG GAAAAATTGGATTATTGGAATGCTAATAGCTGTAATTCTACCCTTTTGGAAAAACAAATTTTGGCCACTAACTAAGCTAAAAG cagATAGAGTTGATTCAATTGTGGAAAACGTAGAAGAAGTGGCTGAAGGAATTGAAAATGTGGCTGAAGGAATTGATAAGGTTGCTGAAGAGCTCGCCGATCATCTGCCGGAAGGTGGTCGCCTTCAAAAAGCTGCAATGTTTGTTGAAGATGCCGCCGAACAAGCAGCTAAGAATGCCCATCTTCTAGACCAGTTCATTGACAAG GTGCAAGAATTGGAAAAGGAGGTAGAGTCCTTGAATAAAGAAATAAAGGACCAACCTAATTAG
- the LOC136234907 gene encoding uncharacterized protein isoform X2, with the protein MAVHAGVDPGPVVSPDLSSIPWKNWIIGMLIAVILPFWKNKFWPLTKLKDRVDSIVENVEEVAEGIENVAEGIDKVAEELADHLPEGGRLQKAAMFVEDAAEQAAKNAHLLDQFIDKVQELEKEVESLNKEIKDQPN; encoded by the exons ATGGCTGTGCATGCTGGGGTTGATCCCGGACCCGTTGTTTCTCCCGATCTTTCATCTATTCCTTG GAAAAATTGGATTATTGGAATGCTAATAGCTGTAATTCTACCCTTTTGGAAAAACAAATTTTGGCCACTAACTAAGCTAAAAG ATAGAGTTGATTCAATTGTGGAAAACGTAGAAGAAGTGGCTGAAGGAATTGAAAATGTGGCTGAAGGAATTGATAAGGTTGCTGAAGAGCTCGCCGATCATCTGCCGGAAGGTGGTCGCCTTCAAAAAGCTGCAATGTTTGTTGAAGATGCCGCCGAACAAGCAGCTAAGAATGCCCATCTTCTAGACCAGTTCATTGACAAG GTGCAAGAATTGGAAAAGGAGGTAGAGTCCTTGAATAAAGAAATAAAGGACCAACCTAATTAG